The sequence AACGATACTGCGCGGTAGTAACAGTGGTGAAGGTGATTCCGGCGAATCTCTAACTCCGCACATACCTAATATCAATAGCGCATCGTTGCGAATGCTTGATCAGCCTGCGAATGCAACTATTTTAAAACTCACGCCGCAGAAGTCAGAAAAATCTTCGGTTGCACACCAAACTAAAAAACTAGCCAAACCCGCTAAGACAAAAGATCATATTCAAAAATATCTGATCATTACTTCAGTAGCGATAGCTGTGCTTGTGATGTTCGGCGTCGGCATATGGTATTTGACTAGCGGCGCAAAGGCAAAGAATTCACATCAGGAAGCTAATGTACAAGCAAACATTCCTTCGACGACGTATCCGTCAGGACTAGTTGTTGGACGGGAAGCAGAAATCGCTGACAATAAGATTACATATACGATCACGTATTCCTCGGTGAAAACGCCACTATCTGGCAAAATCTATGAGTCAGTACAGAACGAAAAAACCTGTATTGAACCTGTGTGGTCTCCAAATAGCAACGCCACGCCACACAGCACCTCAATAACATCTATAGAATCAGAATGTGGCTGGACCTTGGCTTTGGATCGTATCCAGCAAAATCAACCAGTAACTGTTAAAGCAGAAATAAGCCTTGATGATCTAGATCTTTCCACATCTGAAGACCTGCAAAAATGGTTAACAGCTCAAGCCAGCCAGAATCAGGCGGATTTAAATGATTCATCCACTACATCTACTGCTTACCCATTGCAGCGCCTGATAGGTATGCATATCCAAGCGCCATCAAGAATTAATCAAGGAAACGTCATCCCTATAACAATAATAGGGCAGTGGCCAGGTGGTGAAAATACGTTAACTCCTATTTATACAACTCCGTCAACTCCCAATCCGACGAGTATTTTGCATGATATTACCGGCGGAGACTTGTCCGGCCTCCGGTTAACGGATAGGTGTTCGGGTGCAGTTTCTGTTACACCTGATGGGCATGATATGAGTGCGCTTCATCCAGCAACATGTCAAATAGGGGCAACTGTTGGGAATTATGACGTGCCGGAAGTTCCCCTTACAATCACGTCTACAGGATCGTAACACGCTCAAAATCTCGCCCAGCGAAACGATAGCAGTCTATAGCGTGCTACCGTGCTGGATTTCGAGATTTTGTGCAGGGATCCCCGGCGGGCCAGGGCAATCGGACTGGCTAACCGGGCTAATCGGACTGGCTAACCGGGGTGATGGGCCCGGGCCAACGCCGGCTACTGACCTGCGATAAACTGCTCGCGCTCGGCGCGCAAATCAGCCACCCCCGGCACATCCAGTGGCGCAAGTGAATCCCCGGTAGCCATGGCAATGAGCATATCTGCCAGCTGCGGGTTACGTGCCAAGACCGGGCCGTGCATGTAGGTAGCAAAAACCGATCCTTGCACTGCGCCGTCAATCCGCCGACCATCAACCTCAGTCACATAACCATCAGGCGTGCCAGCCAAAACTAGTTTCGGATCGGGCGTGCGCGAATCGTTAGTACGCGCCGGTGCAACACCCGGAACGCCATTACCAGTACCGAACGTGACCAGCCCAAAAGGCGAAGCATCCGGCCCGAGCGCCGTACCGCCACCATGATTCTCAAAACCATACAGCGTGTCGGTTACCCCGCGGGCAGCCAGCCCCGGCCCAGGTTCGCTCCGCAATTCGCCAATCGCGCGCAATCCTTGGGGGAGAGTGACGACGTCGAGCAGGCCAGCCCCGGCAGTTTTCTTGCCGTCTGCGTCAGTATAGTAAGTGCCGAGCACCTGCAAGGCGGCACAAATCGCCAGCACCGGCCGGCCAGCAGCCACCGCGCGGGCTAGCCCAGAATCGGCTGCGAGTTTGCGAGATGCAATGGTTTGGGCAATGTCTTCGCCCCCGCCGAGAGTGTAAATATCGAGCGAGTCCGGGATGGCTTCGTCGATACCTACATGAACGATTTGCGCATCGATTCCGCGAGCCTGCGCCCGAAACGCCAAAATCTCAGCGTTTCCCGAATCGCCGTATGTGCCTAACACTTCTGGCAGAAGCACTCCAATACGTAAACTCATACCTCATAGCCTCGTTTCCTTAATGCTGCGCGGGTGTCGCGGAATGACGTGTAGTTCAGCAGAACATCAACATCGCCAGGCGGGGTGGCCTGGATGGCGTCCACCGGATCGGCCACGAAATCGGCTGCTACGCCGGCATAGTGGAGGCGCACGTTGAGGTCGGCGCCGCGTTCACCACACGCCCAGACCTGCCGAGTGGCGAGTTGAGAGAATTCGACGTCCCACAGCCAGGACAGGTCGACGCCGTCGGCCACTTGCCCGTTGATTCCTACCACGAGGGCTGCGCCGGGGCGAAGCATAGTTAATGATTCTTGCCAGCCAGCCGGGTTTTTCGCCAGCAATAACCGTACGTTTCGCCCGTCGATGTTCATGTTCGCGTACCGTCCAGCCACCGACGAAACGCCGGCAATACCGCGGGCGGCGACCTTCGGGTTCACGCCGAGCGCATGGGCTGCGGCGAGTGCTTGGCTCGCATTGGAACGATTTGCACGGCCCGGAAGATTGACGACGACGTCCGTGGTTCCATCTGGTCCATGCACCTGCATGGGAACACCAGGCTGATAGTTGGACTCTGCCACGCTCCACGACCAGTCTGGGTAGGGGCGCGCAAAGGTTGACGTGTCGGATGTGCCGAGGTCTGCATCAAGGCCAACGGCCCGCCACCACACCTGTGAATCTTGACCCGAAGCTGGCGGAACCTGTGAACTGGACGGGTGGGCTCGTTCGTCGTCGCCATAAACAATGATTCCGCCGGTGCGCGGCGAGGTGAGCGAATCGCCGGACCAGCCTTGGCCGGCAGCCACCCATACTGGATTGTGAGAATCCCAGGCGGCGGAGGTCATGAGTGGATCGTCGATGTTGGCGATCACGGTGGCGTTCGGGTGAGCGTCGATGGCGCTGCGTAACCGGCGTTCGATCGAGGCGATTTCGCCAACGCGATCCAGCTGGTCTCGGCTCAGATTCAGGAAAACGAAAACGTCTGGGTTAACTTCTTGAGCTACGCGCGCCACCCACATTTCATCCACTTCGAGGACGGCGACGTCAGCTTTCGGATCCTGCAGGACGGCAGCTAAAACGCCGGGGAGCATATTGTCCCCGCCACGATTGGTTGCCACACTCAGGCCACCGGCGGTGACTGCCTCCGCGATCATTCGTGTGGTGGTGGATTTACCGTTCGTGCCAGTAATGACGACTACTTTCATGCGCTGGGTTAAATCGCGCAGGAGGTTCGGGGCGATCCGGGAAGCTACCCGGCCACCGATCATGCCGCCCGAGCCACGGCCTAGTGTGCGCGACGCGGTAGCAGCAAGATGCCCGGCAATCATGCCAGCAGTATTGCGTAAACCAAGAAAAGTCATGAAGTAATTCTACTGTACGCGCACAAAATCTCGCCCAGCGGCACGGTAGGGGTCTATAGCGTGCTACCGTGTGGGATTTCGAGATTTTGTGCGGGGGTCTAGCCGGCGGGCAACGCGGTTGCCGCGGCCAGCCACTGCGGCCAGCCACCAGCGCATCCGGCATAAAAAATCGACCCAGCGGGATAATTCACCACTGGGCCGAAACGCGCGCTCGAAGGGACTCGAACCCCCAACCTTCTGATCCGTAGTCAGACGCTCTATCCATTGAGCTACGAGCGCAGTGTTCGTTGGAACGTCCTCTAGCTTACAACGATTTCCGCCAAGATGCTAACTAAAAAACGTGGCGTAGGAAA is a genomic window of Arcanobacterium phocae containing:
- a CDS encoding type 1 glutamine amidotransferase — its product is MSLRIGVLLPEVLGTYGDSGNAEILAFRAQARGIDAQIVHVGIDEAIPDSLDIYTLGGGEDIAQTIASRKLAADSGLARAVAAGRPVLAICAALQVLGTYYTDADGKKTAGAGLLDVVTLPQGLRAIGELRSEPGPGLAARGVTDTLYGFENHGGGTALGPDASPFGLVTFGTGNGVPGVAPARTNDSRTPDPKLVLAGTPDGYVTEVDGRRIDGAVQGSVFATYMHGPVLARNPQLADMLIAMATGDSLAPLDVPGVADLRAEREQFIAGQ
- a CDS encoding serine/threonine protein kinase, with the translated sequence MTIKSLPCDFGSAYRIDSEIGQGASGTVYRGTNKETGQAVAIKILHSQLQGDSEILHRFITERQTLTQLNNNFIIGVEDLVVDAGMLGIVMELAAGPTLGEILSTSGPLPPSYALAIVSQVAQGLAYAHSQHVVHRDIKPDNIIITQPNNIADPGVKIADFGIAKIIDASSTATQMVGTAHYMAPEFIQENIVNPSVDVYALGISLYQILSNRFPFGKPEDNPFAIAQHHLHSVPPILSGLEPRIWDIVARMLEKNAERRPSANDVVEIIKSIPNDIQTLSPLDTSDMELSPHPQTILRGSNSGEGDSGESLTPHIPNINSASLRMLDQPANATILKLTPQKSEKSSVAHQTKKLAKPAKTKDHIQKYLIITSVAIAVLVMFGVGIWYLTSGAKAKNSHQEANVQANIPSTTYPSGLVVGREAEIADNKITYTITYSSVKTPLSGKIYESVQNEKTCIEPVWSPNSNATPHSTSITSIESECGWTLALDRIQQNQPVTVKAEISLDDLDLSTSEDLQKWLTAQASQNQADLNDSSTTSTAYPLQRLIGMHIQAPSRINQGNVIPITIIGQWPGGENTLTPIYTTPSTPNPTSILHDITGGDLSGLRLTDRCSGAVSVTPDGHDMSALHPATCQIGATVGNYDVPEVPLTITSTGS
- a CDS encoding MurT ligase domain-containing protein, whose protein sequence is MTFLGLRNTAGMIAGHLAATASRTLGRGSGGMIGGRVASRIAPNLLRDLTQRMKVVVITGTNGKSTTTRMIAEAVTAGGLSVATNRGGDNMLPGVLAAVLQDPKADVAVLEVDEMWVARVAQEVNPDVFVFLNLSRDQLDRVGEIASIERRLRSAIDAHPNATVIANIDDPLMTSAAWDSHNPVWVAAGQGWSGDSLTSPRTGGIIVYGDDERAHPSSSQVPPASGQDSQVWWRAVGLDADLGTSDTSTFARPYPDWSWSVAESNYQPGVPMQVHGPDGTTDVVVNLPGRANRSNASQALAAAHALGVNPKVAARGIAGVSSVAGRYANMNIDGRNVRLLLAKNPAGWQESLTMLRPGAALVVGINGQVADGVDLSWLWDVEFSQLATRQVWACGERGADLNVRLHYAGVAADFVADPVDAIQATPPGDVDVLLNYTSFRDTRAALRKRGYEV